The following are encoded in a window of Clostridium thermarum genomic DNA:
- the proC gene encoding pyrroline-5-carboxylate reductase: protein MNKKIGFIGCGNMGQAMIGGIIKSGITSPENIITSDMNESFLHSMKNKYGLLTTLDNTEVASFSDIIILAVKPNIYEKVIKEISPVVKQDVLIITIAAGITIDFVKRAFGRDMKVVRTMPNTPALVGEGMTALSKNSSVTDEDLKDAISIFESFGKAEVIDEKLMDSIPAVSGSSPAYVFMFIEALADGAVLRGMPRDKAYKFAAQAVLGAAKMVLETGEHPGSLKDKVCSPGGTTIEAVYSLEMNNFRGTIISAMESCTKKAEAMSKGEK from the coding sequence ATGAATAAAAAGATTGGATTTATTGGCTGTGGAAACATGGGCCAGGCAATGATAGGCGGAATAATCAAGTCCGGTATAACTTCACCGGAAAATATTATAACCTCCGATATGAACGAAAGCTTTTTACATAGTATGAAAAACAAGTATGGTTTGTTGACTACTCTAGATAACACTGAAGTGGCTTCCTTCAGCGATATAATAATCCTTGCAGTAAAGCCAAATATCTACGAGAAGGTAATAAAGGAAATTTCGCCGGTTGTAAAGCAGGATGTTCTTATAATAACCATTGCAGCAGGTATCACCATTGACTTTGTTAAAAGAGCCTTTGGCAGAGACATGAAAGTAGTAAGAACTATGCCCAACACTCCTGCCCTGGTGGGAGAAGGAATGACCGCCCTATCTAAAAACAGTAGTGTGACAGATGAAGATCTGAAAGATGCTATATCCATTTTTGAAAGCTTCGGCAAAGCAGAGGTCATAGATGAAAAGCTTATGGATTCCATACCGGCAGTAAGCGGATCCTCTCCTGCCTATGTATTTATGTTTATAGAAGCCCTGGCTGACGGTGCGGTACTGCGTGGAATGCCAAGGGATAAGGCCTATAAGTTCGCAGCTCAGGCTGTATTAGGAGCTGCCAAAATGGTATTGGAAACCGGAGAACATCCCGGCAGCCTAAAGGATAAGGTTTGCTCACCGGGAGGCACAACCATAGAGGCGGTATATTCCTTGGAAATGAATAACTTCAGAGGAACCATAATCTCTGCTATGGAAAGTTGCACAAAGAAGGCCGAGGCTATGAGCAAAGGGGAAAAATAA
- a CDS encoding zinc dependent phospholipase C family protein: protein MATWISHFRIADYFLNKLDVEKKEFIVGNIGPDCGEPNEDWSKFTPPSSVTHWTTSGKKSEIDPEAFYNRYLIDSKSLSKKKYSFYIGYYLHLLTDVEFTKLVAVPKFEKYAKELEQDRNFICTMKEDWYDIDHLYLRNHPEFYAFKVFSEIEEFPNDYLDYYSQTAIIKQIKYITNFYKSFEGNLDREYSYLTPEETEAFFYKACENIKNKLIEKRILKDN from the coding sequence ATGGCTACATGGATAAGTCATTTTAGAATAGCAGATTATTTCTTAAATAAGCTGGATGTTGAGAAAAAGGAATTTATAGTAGGTAATATTGGACCGGACTGTGGGGAGCCCAATGAAGATTGGAGCAAGTTCACACCTCCAAGCAGCGTTACCCATTGGACAACAAGTGGAAAGAAGAGTGAGATAGACCCGGAGGCCTTTTATAATAGGTATCTCATAGATTCTAAATCGTTAAGCAAGAAGAAGTACTCTTTTTATATTGGATATTATCTCCACCTATTAACGGATGTAGAATTTACAAAACTAGTGGCTGTTCCTAAGTTTGAAAAGTATGCCAAGGAGCTTGAACAAGACCGGAATTTTATTTGCACTATGAAGGAAGACTGGTATGATATAGATCATTTGTACTTAAGGAACCATCCGGAATTTTATGCTTTTAAGGTATTTTCAGAAATTGAGGAGTTTCCAAATGATTATTTGGATTATTATTCACAGACGGCTATTATAAAACAGATAAAATATATAACAAATTTCTATAAAAGCTTTGAAGGCAATTTGGATAGGGAGTATTCCTACTTGACGCCGGAGGAAACGGAAGCATTTTTTTATAAGGCTTGTGAGAATATCAAGAATAAGCTGATAGAAAAGAGGATCTTAAAAGATAATTAA
- a CDS encoding CCA tRNA nucleotidyltransferase, with amino-acid sequence MNITIPKKVEYIIQQLEKDGFEAYAVGGCVRDTILGRTPNDWDITTNALPEVIIRTFKHTIPTGIKHGTITVMIENEPFEVTTYRIDGEYTDNRHPDEVIFTTKLEEDLSRRDFTINAIAYNPTNGISDPFNGIKDIKLKIIRTVGNAHDRFNEDALRMIRAIRFSCQLGFHIEEKTFEAIKLNCELIKNVSRERIRDEFSKILLSKKPSLGIENLRLSGLLQYFLPEVLPMVGFDQRNPHHHKDVYHHTLMVIDNTEPRLALRLSALLHDIAKPVTFSIDSKGIGHFYDHNTKGVEMSEYILKKLRYDNDTIKKVTNLVYDHMSRYDNLRNSTIKKIITRVGEENLDDLFNLQESDVLSSAPPFDFSGIDYLKRKSRQILEQRQPLSLKHLAINGSDLIALGVKPGKFMGTVLNHLLEVVLESPELNNKELLKDMAQKYISENQKDERSN; translated from the coding sequence ATGAATATAACCATACCAAAGAAGGTTGAATATATAATACAGCAGCTTGAGAAAGATGGCTTTGAAGCTTATGCTGTAGGTGGTTGTGTCCGGGATACCATCCTAGGCAGAACACCAAATGACTGGGATATTACAACAAATGCCCTACCTGAGGTTATTATTCGTACCTTTAAACATACTATTCCTACTGGCATAAAGCATGGCACCATTACCGTCATGATTGAAAATGAGCCCTTTGAGGTCACTACCTATAGAATCGATGGTGAATATACCGACAATAGGCACCCAGATGAAGTTATTTTCACCACAAAACTTGAGGAGGATTTAAGCCGCAGGGACTTTACCATAAATGCCATAGCTTATAATCCTACCAATGGCATTTCAGACCCCTTCAATGGAATAAAGGATATAAAATTGAAAATTATCAGGACTGTAGGAAATGCCCATGACAGATTTAATGAAGATGCTTTGAGAATGATTAGGGCTATAAGATTTTCCTGCCAATTAGGTTTTCACATAGAAGAAAAGACCTTTGAAGCCATAAAACTAAATTGTGAGCTCATAAAGAATGTCAGCAGAGAAAGAATACGGGATGAATTTTCAAAGATACTTCTGTCCAAAAAGCCTTCTCTTGGAATAGAAAATCTACGGTTAAGCGGTCTTTTGCAGTACTTCTTGCCGGAGGTTCTCCCTATGGTTGGCTTTGATCAGAGAAATCCTCATCACCATAAGGATGTATATCATCATACTCTGATGGTAATAGACAACACAGAACCTAGGCTTGCCTTGAGACTTTCTGCCCTGCTTCACGACATAGCAAAGCCCGTTACCTTTTCCATTGATTCCAAAGGCATCGGACATTTTTATGACCATAATACCAAAGGTGTGGAGATGAGTGAGTACATATTAAAAAAGCTTCGTTATGACAATGATACTATAAAAAAGGTAACAAATCTGGTTTATGATCACATGTCCAGATATGATAATCTGAGAAATTCTACAATAAAAAAGATAATCACAAGGGTAGGAGAAGAGAATCTAGACGATCTCTTCAATCTTCAGGAGTCTGATGTACTATCCAGTGCTCCCCCCTTTGATTTCTCGGGCATAGACTACTTAAAAAGAAAGTCCAGGCAAATTTTAGAACAAAGGCAGCCCTTAAGCTTGAAGCACCTTGCAATTAATGGCAGTGACCTTATAGCCCTTGGAGTAAAACCCGGTAAGTTTATGGGTACTGTACTTAATCACTTATTAGAAGTGGTTTTAGAATCACCGGAATTAAACAATAAGGAGCTGTTAAAAGATATGGCTCAAAAATATATTTCAGAAAATCAAAAGGATGAGAGGAGCAATTAA
- a CDS encoding VOC family protein codes for MKFKFDHNNINVLDLEKSLAFYKEALGFEEAHTHHEKMGCICYENPSMGIYFINDPDEYWIEILPTKL; via the coding sequence ATGAAATTCAAATTTGATCATAATAACATAAATGTCCTAGACTTAGAAAAAAGTCTTGCCTTTTATAAAGAAGCCCTAGGTTTTGAAGAAGCTCATACCCATCATGAAAAAATGGGCTGTATTTGCTATGAAAACCCCAGCATGGGAATATATTTCATCAATGACCCTGATGAATACTGGATTGAGATACTGCCTACTAAATTATAA
- a CDS encoding NUDIX hydrolase, with the protein MLFNYEIGLKEFNPENMKINHREAVRAVIIRDNKLLMVHSNKGDYKFPGGGINSGESYEEALKREVREETGYIINNIKARIGTIISRNIDEYEENAVFEMISNYYLCEVSEGQTHQQLDDYEANLEFCPKWMTLGEVIHLNEEILKQDNIDKNPWVYRENLALKALSSILNCKGNQ; encoded by the coding sequence ATGCTTTTTAATTATGAAATAGGTCTGAAAGAATTTAACCCAGAAAATATGAAAATAAATCATAGGGAAGCGGTTAGGGCAGTTATTATAAGAGATAATAAACTTCTAATGGTGCATTCAAATAAAGGAGATTATAAGTTTCCCGGCGGTGGTATAAATAGTGGAGAAAGCTATGAAGAGGCGTTAAAGAGAGAAGTTAGGGAAGAAACCGGATATATTATCAATAATATAAAAGCCAGAATAGGAACAATTATATCAAGGAATATAGACGAGTATGAAGAAAATGCTGTATTCGAAATGATATCTAATTATTATTTATGTGAAGTGTCAGAGGGACAAACACATCAACAATTGGATGACTATGAGGCAAATCTGGAGTTTTGTCCTAAGTGGATGACTTTAGGAGAAGTAATTCATTTGAATGAAGAAATTCTTAAGCAAGACAATATAGATAAAAATCCATGGGTATATAGGGAAAATTTGGCTTTAAAGGCATTGAGTTCAATTTTAAATTGTAAAGGCAACCAATAA
- a CDS encoding DUF4932 domain-containing protein has product MVTKKWLKYFVISFSIFILIALGIYINKYNHRDISVNKFKSEVVLEPIKINLNGINIMIDPRIELLSVVQFLSSYDEKYDLITNENFAYKDVINNYFSQYSNHQVIKTFDKMSSEGFCFDAPPTAMLYLSNPLELFQVHELNNYLKKRSGGKEFEKFISQLREFAIESSFDKFYNDNKEVYKNILEKNAKLLEGTSYINDIEKYYNLKNNSYNIILAPIFHPGGFGPKVKSENGSHDVYSIQGPMFVQDNIPMFGDKDNFMYLVWHEFSHSFVNTLTEENINEVNKYIKLFDPLADVMGKQAYNTWEVCVNEHIVRAVTSRLIYIHQGKDKYESAIAYEKSKGFIYVEDLANKLEEFERNKDKYKDFKEFYPELIEVFKVLSEEK; this is encoded by the coding sequence ATGGTTACGAAAAAGTGGCTAAAATACTTTGTTATTTCCTTTAGTATATTTATACTTATAGCATTAGGTATTTATATAAATAAGTACAATCATAGAGATATTAGCGTTAATAAGTTCAAATCTGAGGTTGTACTTGAGCCTATAAAGATTAACCTTAATGGGATAAACATTATGATAGATCCAAGAATAGAACTTCTTTCAGTAGTTCAATTTTTAAGTAGTTATGATGAAAAGTATGATTTAATAACTAATGAGAATTTTGCTTACAAGGATGTAATAAATAATTACTTTTCCCAGTATTCAAATCATCAAGTTATTAAAACTTTTGACAAGATGAGCAGTGAAGGTTTTTGTTTTGATGCTCCTCCAACAGCAATGCTTTACTTATCCAATCCTTTAGAACTATTTCAAGTACATGAATTAAATAACTACCTTAAAAAAAGATCAGGCGGGAAGGAATTTGAAAAGTTTATTTCTCAGCTAAGGGAGTTTGCTATTGAGTCTTCCTTTGATAAGTTCTACAATGATAATAAAGAGGTTTATAAGAACATACTTGAGAAAAATGCTAAGTTGTTAGAAGGGACAAGTTATATAAATGACATAGAAAAATACTATAACTTAAAAAATAATAGCTATAATATAATTTTAGCACCAATATTTCATCCCGGCGGCTTTGGGCCCAAAGTAAAAAGTGAAAATGGGTCACATGATGTATATAGCATTCAGGGACCAATGTTTGTACAAGATAATATACCGATGTTTGGGGATAAGGATAACTTTATGTATCTGGTATGGCATGAGTTTAGCCATTCATTTGTAAATACATTAACCGAAGAAAACATAAACGAAGTTAATAAATATATAAAGTTATTTGATCCATTAGCTGATGTAATGGGTAAACAAGCATATAACACTTGGGAAGTTTGCGTAAATGAGCACATTGTACGAGCTGTAACTTCGAGATTGATCTATATTCATCAAGGAAAGGATAAATATGAAAGTGCTATTGCCTATGAGAAATCCAAGGGATTTATCTATGTAGAAGATTTGGCTAATAAGCTTGAGGAGTTCGAGAGGAATAAAGATAAGTACAAAGATTTTAAGGAATTTTATCCGGAGTTAATTGAAGTTTTTAAAGTATTGAGTGAAGAGAAGTAA